A region of the Streptosporangiales bacterium genome:
GCCAGCCGTCGACAAGGTAACCTCGTAGACTGTGCCCGCGTCAGCCGATTCGGCATCGGCTTCTCGACGCGGGCATCTCGTGGAAGTTCCCTTGAGTCTCGCAGGAGTAGTGTCATGGCTGAACCGAGGTCGAAGACTGCCCGGCAGGCCGTACAAGCCGGTCGTGGATCCGGTGGCGGCCTGACCTTCCTGGGCGATCACCGGTACCTGGTGCCGCTCAACAACGGCAAGCACGCGTACGTGCGCAACCTCACCACGGGCAAGACGAAGCGGCTGAAGACCACCTCCGACGCGTTCGCCGAGGAGATCAAGCAGCTCGTCGAGGCCGGTCACGGTGCCAAGGTGCGCGGTGAGTTCGACCAGCTCGCCAAGGACTTCCCGACGCATGGCTGGGACGACACCGCCAAGCGTCTCGTCGAGGCCGAGGTCTTCGACTCGTAGTCACCGGCCGCAACGGTCGCCTGCGACGGTGACCAGCTCCGCGCCGAAGCTACGAACCCACGCGTCCATCGCGGCCAGCTCGTCCAGCCGCGCCGCGACGGCCGCGCGGCTGGACTGCCCCCTGCGGTACCTCCCGTAGCGCCAGACCAGCGCGCCCGCGGCGCGGAACCGCAGCAGGGTGGGCAGCGCCTCGACCTCGACGTCAGTCAGCCGCACGGCTCGGCCGTAGCCGCGGAGCAACGCCGTGGCACGTGCCAGCGGCCGCGCCGGCGCGGGCTCCGTGCACCCGCTCTGCACGAGTGCCGCCACGACGTCGGCGACCCGCAGGTCCAGCCCGGCCAGCTCGAAGTCGAGCAGCGCCGTCACGACGCCGTCGCTCATCAGCACGTTCGACAGCGCCATGTCCTGGTGCACCAGCTGGGTCGGCGCGTGGTCGAGCAGTCGCGCGTAGGCGACGTCGAGGTCGTGCAGGGCGGCCATGTCCACGCCGAGCTCGGTCAGGCGTACCCCGTCCGGGTGCGTGCCGGCGAGGTCGCGCCGCCAGTCGTGCGGCGCGAGGGCGGAGTCGAGGTCGGCGAACGCGGCGTCCAGCCGTCCCAGGGCCTCGCCGACCCGCTCGAGCGCATGCGATGACGGGTCGGGGCGCTCGCCTGGCAGCCACGCGAACACCGCCACCGGCCCCTCCTCGGTCGCCAGCCAGGTGCGCCCGTCCGGCAGCGGCACCGGTGACGGCACGGCGAACGGCAGGCCGGCGGCCCGCAGTGCCGCCAGCAGGGCGTGCTCGCCTGCGACCTGGTCACCGGTGAGGTTCTCGTATCCGCGCACGACCAGCCGCCGGCCCGCGCAGTCGAGCAGCCTGACCCAGTTGTTCGTGCCCCTGGCCGGGCTGCGCACGCGGCGTGGCGGCTCCAGCCGCCAGCTCGATACGACGGCGCGGAGACGGGGCCCGAGCTCTTCTCGTCGGGCGTGCATCCCGTCACCTTGCGCGGCGTGAGACGGTTATGTTCATGGCAGGTGACGAACGGCGACACGGGTACGGGTCGAGCGACCCGCAGCCGACCAGAGCGATGCCAGGTCAGCGGCGTGGTGCTCCACCGCCCCCGCCTCCGCCACCCCTGTCGGCGGACGACTCCTCGTACTACTCGCGAACCTACCGCTCGTCCAAGTTCCGGCGACCCGGCGACGGGCCACCCAGGCGGCCGAGCGAGCCGCGCGGCGGCGGCCGCCCGCCCGGAGGCGCGCCACGCGCCCGCCGCCGCGGCGGTCCGTTCCGCAAGGTCCTCGGCGTGCTGCTCACGCTTGTGTTGATCTACCTGATCACGTACATCGGCATCATGGCCGTCGCCTACACCAAGCTGAACCGGGTCGAGGCGCTGCAGGACTACGAGCAGCGCCCGGAGCAGACGCCGGGCCAGGACTGGCTGCTCG
Encoded here:
- a CDS encoding phosphotransferase codes for the protein MHARREELGPRLRAVVSSWRLEPPRRVRSPARGTNNWVRLLDCAGRRLVVRGYENLTGDQVAGEHALLAALRAAGLPFAVPSPVPLPDGRTWLATEEGPVAVFAWLPGERPDPSSHALERVGEALGRLDAAFADLDSALAPHDWRRDLAGTHPDGVRLTELGVDMAALHDLDVAYARLLDHAPTQLVHQDMALSNVLMSDGVVTALLDFELAGLDLRVADVVAALVQSGCTEPAPARPLARATALLRGYGRAVRLTDVEVEALPTLLRFRAAGALVWRYGRYRRGQSSRAAVAARLDELAAMDAWVRSFGAELVTVAGDRCGR